The Candidatus Methylacidiphilales bacterium genome includes the window ATTGGGCAGCCAGATGACCACGTCCGGATAGGCCGAGGCCTTGTGACGCAGGGCGTCGGCCCCATTGAGGATGAGGTAATAGACAATGATCAAGCCGAGGCTGAGGGCGAAGCTGATCGAGGTTTCCCGACGCTGGGTATAAACCGCGAGGGGGATGGCCATGAGGGCGAAGGTGAAACAGGATACCGAAAGCGAAAGCCGTTTCTGGAATTCGGTCAGCAGCGGCACCATCTGCTCGACCTTGTCACCGCCGGGTTCGAAGATCCGGTTGGTCAACTGCCCGAAGGTCAGATTGGATATTTTGGCGGTGACATTGCTGGTATCGAGGAACTTCTTCAAAGAAACCGTGATGGGGAATTGCCCCGCCCGCATACCGGTCTGGATCTTGTCCAGTTGGGTGGGGTCCTCGCCTCGGTTTTCCTGGCGGGCATTGAACAGGGTCAGGGTCAGAACCATGGCATTCAGATCGGCCGAGATGGTGCCGCGCTCGGCCCGGACGCTGCTCTTGGGCAGACCCTCATCGTCCAGTATCCAGATGGCCACTCCCTCCACCGTTTGCCCGTACTTTTTGTCAACGTAGATGCGGAATCCCGGGAACGCCGTGATCGGTTCCTGCGCCCGCAGCAACATCGTCGGATTCTTGCGTCCCATGTCGACCAACATCAACTTGAAGGCGGTGATGCAGCGCGGGGCCAGCATGGCGTTGTTGTAAAGACAGAGCAGGCTCAACCCCAGGCTGAGCAGGATGACGGGCGAAACCAGCGGCACCAGCCCCAACCCCGAGGATCGCACCGCCTGCAATTCCAGATCGTGCGACATCCGGCCCATCACCATCAGGATGGCCATCAAAAAACCCCAGGGAATGGTCAGGGTCAAGGCCTGCGGCACCAGAAGCAAAACCATCTGCAGGATGGTCAGGAGCGGGATGTCACTGTTGACCAAGTGCTCAAACACCCGCCGGAAGGCGTTGGGCACCACCACCAGAAAAGTCAGCACTCCCGTCGCCGCCAGCGTGGTCAGCAGGATCTGTGAGAGAATGTACCGGTCCAGGATGCGCACAGGCCGACGAATCTACGTCCCCGGCCGCCCCCGAGGCAAGGACCGACCCAGAGTTTTCCCTCGTTTCCCGTCCTCCACTGGGCATATTCCTTTGAATCCAAAGCCAGCCATGAGCGTCGAACACACCGCCACCCGATCCGAAGAGGACCCCTGGATCGATGCCGCGATCCGCGGTTCCGAGGAAGGATGGCGCGAACTCCACCGGCTGCACTACAAGGGCCTGTGGAGCGCGGTCAACCAGGTCCTGCGGGATGACGCCCTGTCCGACGACGTCGTGCAGGAGGCTTTCGTCAAGGCCTACCAGCAAATCCGCAAGTTCCGACGCGACGCCAAGTTCAGCACGTGGATCTACCGCATCGCGCTGAACCAAGCCTACGACACGCTGCGGAAAACCCAGCGCCGCAGCAAATGGCTCGGCCTCTTCCCGCTCCAGACGGGGGAAGAAGGCGAAACCCTCGAACATGAGGCCATCGACGAGCACGATGCCGCCAAGGAAGCGGCCCTGGGCGATGACCGGGCCGCCTTGGCCCGTGCTTTGGACAGTTTGGGACCCGACCACCGGGCCGTGGTCGAGCTCAGATTAATTCAGGGGTTTTCGACCGAGGAAACCGCGCGTATACTGAGATGCAAGAAAGGAACCGTGCTCTCGCGTTTGTTTTACAGCTGCCAGAAATTGAAGAAGATCCTCGAAGAAACCTACAAGGAACGATAAGACCATGAAACCCGACGCCATGGAAAAAGACCTACAGACCCCAGAAGTCGAGCACCTCAAGGCCGCTCTGACCGAAATTGCCCGGGAACGCCAGCCCTCCGAATTCGCCTGCGAATGCTCCTGGACCCGTCTGCGCACATGCCTCCTGGAGGAAAACCGATCCAGCGATCTCCACCTCTGGCGCTGGACCGCCATCGGCAGTTGCGCCTTGCTCGTCCTCCTCCTCACCCTCGCCCGCAACGGCTCCCCGGATGCACCCGTGGCCGAAAGCCGCAACCCCCAGATCTGGGTCTCCGGTTTCCACTCCGCCCCCGCCCAGGCCGATGTCGTCTGGGCCACCGGCTACGACTACCTCCCCGCCAGCTACCGCGTGAAGTGACCGATCCCATGCGCCTTCCCTTCGCCGCCCTGTTGTTCCTCCAAGCTGCGCTTCTTCCCTGCGCGGCCCAACAGACCGCCACCCTGCGCATTTCGCTCATCCACGGACAAAACGAAGAGATCACGGAAAACCTGGTCGACTGTCAGAAATTCCGCGAAAGCTTGGCCAAGCTTTTCGGCTACGCTCGCTACGAACGCCTCGGCAGTTCTTCCGCAAGTCTCTCCCCCGGTGGGGAGGCCGATTTCGAACCCACCCGTGCCTTCCGCATGAAGGTGCGCTCGGATGCGGCAATCCCCAACCTCTTCCACTACGAACTCTTCCAAGAGGACAAGCACATCCTGGGCGGAAAATTCATCCCCAAGGACCGCATCCCCTTCATCATCCGCGGTCCCCAATACAACCAGGGCATCCTCATTCTTGTGGTTTACAAGGACACCCCCGGTGAAATGCCCTCGCTTCCTGCTCCTGCGCCCATGACCCCTTCCGCCGGCGAACCCATGCGGGCGACGCTCACCGAGCCTGCGCCCAAGTAAGCCTCCAAGTCTCCCTCCAGCCACCCGACACCTCATCAACCATCCGTTACACCTCCCACCCGTCATCTCATATGCCCGCCCTATTCCTGCAAATCGACGAAATGATCAAAGATGCCATGCGCGCCAAGGACGCCGACAAGCTCGGGACCTTGCGACTGCTCAAGTCAGCCGTCAAATATGCCGCCATCGAAAAACACGGAGCCGACGGCCAACCCAGCGACGACGAAGTGATCGCCGTCATCCGCAAAGAAGCCAAGAAGCGGCAGGACTCCATCGACAGCTTCACCGCTGCGGGCCGGGCCGACGCGGCGGCGAAGGAGAAGTCGGAAAAGGATTTTTTGGAAACGTTGCTGCCGGCCGCCTTGGGTGAGGCCGAACTCGAAGCCCTGGTCAAAGCCGCCATCTCGGAAACCGGTGCCACCACCAAGGCGCAAATGGGCCTGGTCATGAAAGCCGCGTCCGCCAAGGCCGCCGGCCGGGCCGACGGAAAAACGCTGAGCGGAATCGTCCAGCGCCTGCTAGCCTGAGCCTTGTTCTCTCTACATCTCACCAGACCCGCGACAGCCCGTAGCGATCAAAGACCGGGTCACGGCTGATGACATCCCAACCACGACGACGCGCCTGCACCACCTGGATGCGATCGAAGGGATCCCCATGCAAAGGCTCCAACTGCCGCACCGCCGTCGCATCCTCGATGTCGATCCCAACCACGACGAATCCATTTTCTTCCAAGATGCGGGGCAGATCGGACTTCAAGTCATAGGGTAGCTTCAACTTCCCCAAGCCTACTTTGATCGCGGCCTCCCAA containing:
- a CDS encoding LptF/LptG family permease, whose protein sequence is MRILDRYILSQILLTTLAATGVLTFLVVVPNAFRRVFEHLVNSDIPLLTILQMVLLLVPQALTLTIPWGFLMAILMVMGRMSHDLELQAVRSSGLGLVPLVSPVILLSLGLSLLCLYNNAMLAPRCITAFKLMLVDMGRKNPTMLLRAQEPITAFPGFRIYVDKKYGQTVEGVAIWILDDEGLPKSSVRAERGTISADLNAMVLTLTLFNARQENRGEDPTQLDKIQTGMRAGQFPITVSLKKFLDTSNVTAKISNLTFGQLTNRIFEPGGDKVEQMVPLLTEFQKRLSLSVSCFTFALMAIPLAVYTQRRETSISFALSLGLIIVYYLILNGADALRHKASAYPDVVIWLPNVIFQLTGFCLLWKANRHPM
- a CDS encoding RNA polymerase sigma factor — protein: MSVEHTATRSEEDPWIDAAIRGSEEGWRELHRLHYKGLWSAVNQVLRDDALSDDVVQEAFVKAYQQIRKFRRDAKFSTWIYRIALNQAYDTLRKTQRRSKWLGLFPLQTGEEGETLEHEAIDEHDAAKEAALGDDRAALARALDSLGPDHRAVVELRLIQGFSTEETARILRCKKGTVLSRLFYSCQKLKKILEETYKER
- a CDS encoding GatB/YqeY domain-containing protein; its protein translation is MPALFLQIDEMIKDAMRAKDADKLGTLRLLKSAVKYAAIEKHGADGQPSDDEVIAVIRKEAKKRQDSIDSFTAAGRADAAAKEKSEKDFLETLLPAALGEAELEALVKAAISETGATTKAQMGLVMKAASAKAAGRADGKTLSGIVQRLLA
- a CDS encoding type II toxin-antitoxin system VapC family toxin; amino-acid sequence: MSHLVDTNGWIGFLDGRDDFGARAKQVMLGSSQSCFISIASIWEAAIKVGLGKLKLPYDLKSDLPRILEENGFVVVGIDIEDATAVRQLEPLHGDPFDRIQVVQARRRGWDVISRDPVFDRYGLSRVW